A portion of the Lolium rigidum isolate FL_2022 chromosome 1, APGP_CSIRO_Lrig_0.1, whole genome shotgun sequence genome contains these proteins:
- the LOC124650432 gene encoding uncharacterized protein LOC124650432, with product MGLEEHDVQPDSGGKPDAIKPPTLDNDQKPSTPRVSTCSTDKDYGLPLCRVCHCVEPDLRGESALGFLGIVPPSPNPSCAVRTDEKDSSNDAARGSTCKDAPTFLEFISPEGEIFVCATDVESGSLRRQDDVVTLGCSCKNELALAHYACALKWFVSHGSTVCEICGNVAANVRPEDFNKVLASLKDYEALKERTSTGELSYLRYSADAVVDPIALAAIRRQRLCEISSWFNPHSTHVVFSQRYNEEPPVSPSNNSVEHSVVAARAAYARRSLGGTGAFVAVALGFIVLAWFVAPHVGKKAAAICLHMLLGGLCSLTIIISLRFVFPRIQFGSMRCWAILFVSWFLVFGVWASRTRKLRSS from the exons ATGGGCCTCGAGGAGCATGACGTGCAACCAGACAGCGGAGGAAAGCCTGATGCCATCAAGCCACCTACTCTGGACAACGATCAGAAACCGAGCACCCCCCGTGTATCAACCTGCAGCACAGATAAAGACTATGGCCTCCCTCTCTGCCGGGTGTGCCATTGCGTGGAGCCCGATCTAAGAGGCGAGTCCGCTTTGGGTTTCCTAGGCATCGTGCCACCTTCTCCGAACCCCTCGTGCGCCGTGAGGACCGATGAAAAGGACTCGAGCAATGACGCTGCCAGGGGCTCCACCTGCAAGGATGCTCCTACGTTCCTCGAGTTCATAAGCCCCGAGGGGGAGATATTCGTGTGTGCCACCGACGTGGAGTCAGGCTCCTTGCGTCGGCAGGATGACGTTGTGACTCTAGGGTGCTCTTGCAAGAACGAGCTCGCTCTCGCGCATTACGCCTGCGCTCTCAAGTGGTTCGTCAGCCATGGATCCACCGTATGTGAGATATGCGGCAACGTTGCTGCGAATGTGAGGCCTGAGGATTTCAACAAGGTCCTCGCCTCCTTGAAGGATTATGAAGCTTTGAAGGAGAGGACGTCAACAGGGGAGCTGTCTTACTTGCGCTATAGTGCTGATGCAGTTGTTGATCCGATTGCCCTTGCGGCCATACGAAGGCAGCGACTTTGTGAGATTTCGTCGTGGTTCAATCCTCACAGTACACATGTGGTGTTTTCCCAGAGGTACAACGAAGAACCACCGGTTAGCCCGAGTAATAATTCTGTGGAGCATAGTGTCGTGGCAGCAAGGGCAGCTTACGCGAGGCGGAGTTTGGGTGGTACTGGAGCTTTTGTTGCTGTTGCCCTTGGTTTTATTGTTCTTGCATGGTTTGTTGCTCCACATGTTGGCAAG AAAGCTGCTGCAATTTGTCTTCATATGCTTCTCGGAGGTCTATGTTCATTGACTATAATAATCTCGCTGAGATTT GTGTTCCCACGGATCCAGTTCGGATCAATGCGATGTTGGGCAATCCTGTTTGTATCCTGGTTCCTCGTCTTTGGAGTGTGGGCTTCACGGACACGCAAATTACGCTCTTCATGA